In Camelus dromedarius isolate mCamDro1 chromosome 4, mCamDro1.pat, whole genome shotgun sequence, the following are encoded in one genomic region:
- the ATP5MC3 gene encoding ATP synthase F(0) complex subunit C3, mitochondrial: protein MFACAKLACSPALIRAGSRVAYRPISASVLSRPEARTGEGSTVFNGAQSGVSQLIQREFQTSAISRDIDTAAKFIGAGAATVGVAGSGAGIGTVFGSLIIGYARNPSLKQQLFSYAILGFALSEAMGLFCLMVAFLILFAM, encoded by the exons ATGTTCGCCTGCGCCAAGCTCGCCTGCAGCCCTGCTCTG ATCCGAGCTGGATCCAGAGTTGCATACAGACCAATTTCTGCATCAGTGTTATCTCGACCAGAGGCCCGGACTGGAGAG GGCTCTACGGTATTTAATGGGGCCCAGAGTGGTGTGTCTCAGCTAATCCAAAGGGAGTTTCAGACCAGTGCAATCAGCAGAGACATTGATACTGCGGCCAAATTTATTGGTGCAGGTGCTGCGACAGTAGGAGTGGCTGGTTCTGGTGCTGGTATTGGAACAGTCTTTGGCAGCCTCATCATTGGTTATGCCAG AAACCCTTCGCTGAAGCAGCAGCTGTTCTCATATGCTATCCTGGGATTTGCCTTGTCTGAAGCTATGGGTCTCTTTTGTTTGATGGTTGCTTTCTTGATTTTGTTTGCCATGTAA